A region of Cataglyphis hispanica isolate Lineage 1 chromosome 6, ULB_Chis1_1.0, whole genome shotgun sequence DNA encodes the following proteins:
- the LOC126850459 gene encoding serine/arginine-rich splicing factor 1B, which produces MSHGGRNECRIYVGNLPPDIRTKDIQDLFYKFGKVTFVDLKNRRGPPFAFVEFDDPRDAEDAVHARDGYDYDGYRLRVEFPRGGGPSNNFRGGRGAGDSGRGGRGEMSNSRGRGPPARRSQYRVLVSGLPPTGSWQDLKDHMREAGDVCFADVYKDGTGVVEFLRHDDMKYAVKKLDDSRFRSHEGEVAYIRVKEDHNGGDRGRSEDRERGRSRSRSYSPRRRGSPTYSPLRRNYSRSRSRSRSRSYD; this is translated from the exons ATGTCTCACGGCGGTAGAAATGAGTGTAGAATATATGTGGGAAATTTGCCACCCGACATCCGTACAAAGGACATCCAAGATCTTTTCTACAAGTTTGGTAAAGTTACTTTCGTTGACTTGAAAAATCGCCGAGGGCCGCCATTCGCTTTCGTTGAATTTGACGATCCAAG AGATGCGGAAGATGCAGTACATGCGAGAGACGGTTACGACTATGACGGTTATAGATTAAGAGTCGAATTTCCGCGCGGTGGCGGTCCCAGCAATAATTTTCGCGGTGGACGAGGAGCTGGCGACAGCGGTAGAGGTGGCCGCGGTGAGATGAGCAATTCTCGTGGTCGAGGTCCTCCAGCGCGACGATCACAATACAGAGTGCTAGTAAGCGGCCTGCCACCGACCGGAAGCTGGCAGGATCTCAAGGATCATATGCGCGAGGCTGGTGACGTATGCTTCGCAGACGTTTATAAAGACGGTACTGGTGTCGTTGAATTTCTACGCCACGATGATATGAAATACGCCGTGAAGAAATTAGATGATTCGCGATTTAGATCGCATGAG GGCGAAGTAGCTTACATTCGTGTGAAGGAAGATCATAACGGTGGCGATAGAGGACGCAgcgaagatagagagagaggccGTAGCCGTTCTCGTAGCTACAGCCCGCGGCGTCGTGGCTCTCCTACTTATTCGCCGTTGCGGCGTAATTACTCGCGATCAAGATCTCGCTCCAGATCTCGCTCGTACGACTAG
- the LOC126850460 gene encoding dehydrogenase/reductase SDR family member 11-like gives MNPLLNKTALITDATDGIGKAILEELLSKGLKVIGLARDINQLKLLAEELKGKPGKLYPLQCDMSLQNDIEGALEWIEKNLGAVDILINNAAINLDWSTLTGAIEDLKKTLDINIIGLMSITKGILQLMKNKGLDNGAIVNINDICDLKSLPLATDRPISPAYASSKSALTTLTESLHLELAQNESNIKIINISPGLVETDLTQQWLKENPRLALKPKNVADAILFSLQTPENVLIKDLIITPIREII, from the exons ATGAATCCTTTGTTGAACAAGACTGCTCTCATCACCGACGCCACTGACGGAATCGGTAAGGCCATCTTAGAAGAGTTATTGTCGAAGGGACTCAAAGTCATCGGTCTCGCCCGCGATATAAATCAGCTAAag CTGCTCGCGGAAGAACTGAAAGGCAAACCCGGCAAACTCTATCCCCTTCAATGCGACATGAGCCTTCAAAACGATATTGAGGGCGCATTGGAATGGATAGAGAAGAATTTGGGAGCTGTGGATATTCTGATAAATAACGCAGCTATCAATCTCGATTGGTCCACTCTCACCGGCGCAATAGAAGACCTTAAGAAAACTCTTGACATTAACATAATTGGTTTAATGTCTATCACCAAAGGAATTTTGCAGTTAATGAAGAACAAgg gaCTCGATAATGGTGCCATCGTTAATATCAACGATATATGCGATCTCAAGAGCTTGCCTCTTGCTACCGATCGTCCCATTTCCCCGGCATATGCTTCCAGTAAATCCGCGTTGACCACGTTGACCGAGTCTCTTCATTTGGAATTGGCACAAAACGAGTCCAACATCAAAATAATC AATATTTCTCCGGGTTTAGTGGAAACCGACCTTACGCAACAGTGGCTGAAGGAGAATCCACGATTAGCCCTGAAACCGAAGAACGTGGCGGATGCTATCCTCTTCTCGTTGCAAACTCCGGAGAATGTGCTTATTAAGGATCTGATTATTACGCCTATTCGAGAGATTATTTGA
- the LOC126850458 gene encoding dehydrogenase/reductase SDR family member 11-like isoform X2: MKMDRWMGKVAVVTGASAGIGAAIVRSLVKQGMIVVGFARRVEKIKEIADNLEDSPGKLYPVECDITNEKNVMSAFAWVKDHLGPLSVLVNSAGIIKESSLIDGTLEEWQSVFDVNVLGLCLCTREAVRTMRETTAEDAVVIHVNSLAAERIPFVPGFSVYPGSKRAVTGLAQTLRHELAGTHIRVTSISPGLVATDFMASYSMFSPEALAVMPTLDPDDVAAAVIYVLSNPPHVLIQDIVLRPLGES, translated from the exons ATGAAGATGGATCGATGGATGGGAAAAGTAGCTGTGGTTACCGGAGCCAGCGCCGGAATTGGTGCAGCGATTGTTCGAAGTCTCGTTAAACAAG gTATGATAGTGGTGGGCTTTGCGAGGAGAGTGGAGAAAATTAAGGAAATCGCTGACAACTTGGAAGATTCCCCGGGAAAACTCTATCCCGTAGAATGCGACATCACTAATGAGAAAAACGTAATGTCAGCTTTCGCATGGGTGAAGGATCATCTTGGCCCGCTAAGCGTTCTCGTAAATAGCGCCGGTATCATTAAGGAATCATCTCTCATAG ACGGCACCTTAGAAGAATGGCAATCTGTATTCGACGTGAATGTTTTGGGACTCTGTCTCTGTACGCGCGAGGCCGTTCGTACGATGCGTGAAACGACTGCCGAGGATGCCGTGGTGATCCACGTGAACAGTTTGGCCGCTGAGAGGATACCCTTCGTACCAGGATTCAGTGTGTATCCGGGGTCGAAGCGCGCTGTCACCGGCCTCGCCCAGACTTTACGACACGAGCTTGCAGGCACGCATATACGAGTCACG agCATCAGCCCCGGTTTAGTCGCGACCGATTTCATGGCTTCTTACAGCATGTTCTCACCAGAAGCACTAGCGGTGATGCCGACTTTGGATCCGGATGATGTTGCGGCAGCGGTGATTTACGTGCTATCCAATCCTCCTCACGTTCTG ATACAAGATATCGTGTTGAGACCTTTGGGCGAATCATG A
- the LOC126850458 gene encoding farnesol dehydrogenase-like isoform X1, with protein MKMDRWMGKVAVVTGASAGIGAAIVRSLVKQGMIVVGFARRVEKIKEIADNLEDSPGKLYPVECDITNEKNVMSAFAWVKDHLGPLSVLVNSAGIIKESSLIDGTLEEWQSVFDVNVLGLCLCTREAVRTMRETTAEDAVVIHVNSLAAERIPFVPGFSVYPGSKRAVTGLAQTLRHELAGTHIRVTSISPGLVATDFMASYSMFSPEALAVMPTLDPDDVAAAVIYVLSNPPHVLIQDIVLRPLGESW; from the exons ATGAAGATGGATCGATGGATGGGAAAAGTAGCTGTGGTTACCGGAGCCAGCGCCGGAATTGGTGCAGCGATTGTTCGAAGTCTCGTTAAACAAG gTATGATAGTGGTGGGCTTTGCGAGGAGAGTGGAGAAAATTAAGGAAATCGCTGACAACTTGGAAGATTCCCCGGGAAAACTCTATCCCGTAGAATGCGACATCACTAATGAGAAAAACGTAATGTCAGCTTTCGCATGGGTGAAGGATCATCTTGGCCCGCTAAGCGTTCTCGTAAATAGCGCCGGTATCATTAAGGAATCATCTCTCATAG ACGGCACCTTAGAAGAATGGCAATCTGTATTCGACGTGAATGTTTTGGGACTCTGTCTCTGTACGCGCGAGGCCGTTCGTACGATGCGTGAAACGACTGCCGAGGATGCCGTGGTGATCCACGTGAACAGTTTGGCCGCTGAGAGGATACCCTTCGTACCAGGATTCAGTGTGTATCCGGGGTCGAAGCGCGCTGTCACCGGCCTCGCCCAGACTTTACGACACGAGCTTGCAGGCACGCATATACGAGTCACG agCATCAGCCCCGGTTTAGTCGCGACCGATTTCATGGCTTCTTACAGCATGTTCTCACCAGAAGCACTAGCGGTGATGCCGACTTTGGATCCGGATGATGTTGCGGCAGCGGTGATTTACGTGCTATCCAATCCTCCTCACGTTCTG ATACAAGATATCGTGTTGAGACCTTTGGGCGAATCATGGTAA